In a single window of the Magnetofaba australis IT-1 genome:
- a CDS encoding chemotaxis protein CheW, with product MTADTPDRPTPDAGETAFGAHRFLPTDEHARHTLAQRAKLLAGSEDDKSRELAQNEWFLRFHTGGEERYGLPFHCLEEILYVTGLRAIPGAPRHIVGVVNRRGALLTVMDLNPLFGNPSQEIHPEGRIIVTHAGDLTVGLLAREVEDEEHGSSEEILPTFPSSAVENLGAIRGIYQGRVTLLNPDALLRDPQILVNDAE from the coding sequence GTGACCGCTGACACCCCCGATCGCCCCACCCCGGATGCTGGCGAGACCGCGTTTGGCGCGCATCGCTTCCTGCCCACCGACGAACACGCCCGCCACACCCTGGCCCAGCGCGCCAAACTGCTGGCCGGGAGCGAGGATGACAAATCCCGGGAACTGGCGCAAAATGAGTGGTTCCTGCGTTTTCACACCGGCGGCGAAGAGCGTTACGGCCTGCCGTTTCACTGTCTGGAGGAGATCCTCTACGTCACCGGTCTGCGCGCCATCCCCGGCGCGCCGCGCCACATCGTCGGCGTGGTCAATCGCCGCGGCGCGCTGCTCACGGTGATGGATCTGAACCCGCTGTTTGGCAACCCCAGTCAGGAGATCCACCCGGAGGGGCGCATCATCGTCACCCACGCCGGCGATCTCACCGTGGGGCTGCTGGCGCGGGAGGTGGAGGACGAAGAGCACGGCTCCAGCGAAGAGATTCTGCCCACCTTTCCCTCCAGCGCGGTGGAGAATCTGGGCGCCATACGCGGCATCTATCAAGGCCGCGTGACGTTGCTGAACCCCGACGCGCTGTTGCGCGATCCGCAAATTCTGGTCAATGACGCTGAGTAA
- a CDS encoding protoglobin domain-containing protein, whose amino-acid sequence MSGFSHPDAAHPQPHSSESVTPRISAEDLERRKRFVGFTSADAEALRAMRKLVEKHAEQIVDLFYERIGAFGEVNQLIAASGSNVDRLKTVQRQYLLELFGGDYGMDYFLRRWRIGLIHNKVGLDPQWYLGGYSLYRQLLTPIVLKKWGDKPKKAAAMLAALDKILALDSELAMGSYIDCMVADLQSLNVSKTEIEDQVTNLSAFINSVAQGDLSQRLELMTKGHDDLGRLGGNMNAMVDQLAGITRGITDTSEAIVGSLEKVRRAVADQSSGAAQQAAAVNETTSTLEEIRATSNQTLEKATSMGASAEQTRNAADRGLKLVEENINGMQSIRSKVEAIAETILALSKKTQQIGEITNVVAGLAQHSKMLALNASIEAAKAGDSGKGFAVVASEVKDLAEQSEESTTQVQRILMEIQHATDRAVMVTEEGAKGMDQGMSLMERMGEVVRELQEVVHQSARSSQQIVAAVRQEAVGIDQVSTAMGEINQVTGQFVTATDRTSEASNELNLLAEQLRNMARRFKS is encoded by the coding sequence ATGAGCGGTTTTTCCCATCCCGATGCGGCGCACCCGCAGCCCCACTCCAGCGAATCCGTGACGCCGCGCATCAGCGCCGAGGATCTGGAGCGCCGCAAACGCTTCGTCGGCTTCACCAGCGCCGACGCCGAGGCGTTGCGGGCGATGCGCAAACTGGTCGAAAAGCACGCCGAACAGATCGTCGATCTGTTCTATGAGCGCATCGGCGCGTTTGGCGAGGTCAACCAACTCATCGCCGCCTCCGGCTCCAACGTGGATCGCCTCAAGACCGTGCAGCGCCAATACCTGCTGGAGCTGTTTGGCGGCGACTACGGCATGGACTACTTCCTGCGCCGTTGGCGCATCGGCCTGATCCACAACAAGGTCGGCCTCGACCCCCAGTGGTATCTGGGCGGCTACAGCCTCTATCGCCAGCTTCTCACCCCCATCGTGCTGAAAAAATGGGGCGACAAACCCAAAAAGGCGGCGGCCATGCTGGCGGCGCTGGACAAGATTCTGGCGCTGGACTCGGAACTGGCCATGGGCAGCTACATCGACTGCATGGTGGCCGATCTGCAATCCCTCAACGTCTCCAAAACCGAGATCGAGGATCAGGTCACCAATCTGAGCGCCTTCATCAACAGCGTGGCCCAGGGCGATTTGAGCCAACGTCTGGAGCTGATGACCAAGGGCCATGACGATCTGGGCCGCCTGGGCGGCAACATGAACGCCATGGTGGATCAACTGGCGGGCATCACCCGCGGCATTACCGACACCAGCGAAGCCATTGTCGGCAGCCTGGAGAAGGTGCGCCGCGCGGTGGCCGATCAATCCTCCGGCGCCGCGCAGCAGGCGGCGGCGGTCAATGAGACCACCTCCACCCTGGAGGAGATCCGCGCCACCAGCAACCAGACCCTGGAAAAAGCCACCAGTATGGGCGCATCCGCCGAGCAGACCCGCAACGCCGCCGACCGCGGCTTGAAGCTGGTGGAGGAGAACATCAACGGCATGCAGTCCATCCGCAGCAAGGTGGAAGCCATCGCCGAAACCATTCTGGCGCTGTCCAAAAAGACCCAGCAGATCGGCGAAATCACCAATGTGGTGGCGGGTCTGGCGCAGCACTCCAAAATGCTGGCTCTGAACGCCTCCATCGAGGCGGCCAAGGCGGGCGACTCCGGCAAGGGCTTCGCCGTGGTGGCCTCCGAGGTGAAGGATCTGGCCGAGCAGTCGGAGGAGTCCACCACCCAGGTGCAGCGCATTCTGATGGAGATTCAGCACGCCACCGACCGCGCCGTGATGGTCACCGAAGAGGGCGCCAAGGGGATGGATCAGGGCATGTCGCTGATGGAGCGCATGGGCGAGGTGGTGCGTGAGCTGCAAGAGGTGGTGCACCAGTCGGCCCGCTCCAGCCAGCAGATCGTCGCCGCCGTGCGTCAGGAGGCGGTGGGCATCGATCAGGTCTCCACCGCCATGGGCGAGATCAACCAGGTCACCGGCCAGTTCGTCACCGCCACCGACCGCACCTCCGAAGCCAGCAACGAGTTGAACCTGCTGGCCGAGCAGTTGCGCAACATGGCGCGTCGCTTCAAGAGCTGA
- a CDS encoding hybrid sensor histidine kinase/response regulator, with protein sequence MGLNADFLEKLLEVFRAELEEQSDSISDALLALETGLDDAQRKETLYGAFRAAHNIKGSARGVDALAIGDIAHRLETLFSALEKRNRAPEPEAITLALKAVDAMREQGEEMEIGASAPESLDPLLDALEACAKRVTEQGDPAAAPTASEPAPQAKPAPTPQPAPQSEPIAAPPVASAQPTPDETPAPTPETPRASEPQSAKAAFKSTAQPFLNPPGAQPTPDETPAPTPDETPAPTPTPQPFAEPPAADAAPEPTPAPATPPEPAPVAETQPTPAPEPTPEPEPEPKAAPEREPEPEPEPAAEATPPAEPEPTSEAKTAAPARAAAGRGEVVRVATEKLNDAISVAEELQITKVQLEGMQAQMRRLESDIQGLQHLFKALPTASPTEHVPDWASASDDEWRQFIEQAPDLMTEAGQSANAMRRHIKDRAKRLSFLIDSLQDNLHMMRLAPVAALTRPLTRIVRDAALEVKKEVDLKIVGDEIELDRVVQERLKDPLVHLLRNAVDHGVESPNARRKAGKSPRAVISLEITSQGGWVTFKLSDDGKGIDLEKVRRKLVERKLVKSHEAPSLSESELLDYLFRPGFSSRDEVTALSGRGVGLDVVRANLADIKGRVWVESNWGSGSTFTLTAPLTLSTERGLLVKLGAEVFALPISHVERVAHARRDQMRIVESRPCLELDGELAPLHDLGTLLHLPAQAASGDDALSAVFLTWGWRRVAVRVDSIVGEQEIVIKPFQAPLLSVRHIKGGSLDRNGDIVLVLDPAHIVETALARSETSMRQIDENRPAEDAHDDAPQQILVVDDSITTRTLEKNILEEKGFDVTIAVDGREAWRLLQGGATFDMVISDIEMPHMTGYDLTAAIRGEERFDDMPIIIVSSLASEENKRRGMEAGADAYIVKGDFASAKFLETIQSLL encoded by the coding sequence ATGGGGCTGAACGCTGACTTTCTGGAAAAGCTGCTGGAGGTCTTCCGCGCCGAGCTGGAAGAGCAGAGCGACAGCATCTCCGACGCCCTGCTGGCGCTGGAGACCGGCCTGGACGACGCCCAGCGCAAAGAGACCCTGTATGGCGCCTTCCGCGCCGCACACAACATCAAGGGCTCGGCGCGCGGCGTCGACGCCCTGGCCATCGGCGATATCGCCCACCGCCTGGAGACCCTCTTCAGCGCGTTGGAGAAACGCAACCGCGCCCCCGAACCCGAAGCCATCACCCTGGCGCTCAAAGCGGTGGACGCCATGCGCGAACAGGGCGAGGAGATGGAGATCGGCGCCTCGGCGCCGGAGTCCCTCGACCCCCTGTTGGACGCCCTGGAGGCGTGCGCCAAGCGGGTCACCGAACAGGGCGACCCCGCCGCCGCGCCGACAGCCTCCGAACCAGCGCCGCAGGCCAAGCCCGCACCCACTCCGCAACCGGCGCCGCAATCAGAACCCATCGCCGCGCCCCCCGTCGCATCCGCGCAACCGACGCCTGACGAGACACCTGCGCCAACGCCGGAGACTCCGCGCGCATCTGAACCACAGTCGGCCAAGGCGGCGTTCAAATCCACCGCGCAGCCGTTCCTGAATCCGCCTGGGGCGCAGCCGACCCCTGACGAGACGCCAGCACCGACCCCTGACGAGACGCCAGCACCGACGCCGACGCCCCAGCCATTCGCCGAGCCGCCTGCGGCCGACGCCGCGCCGGAGCCAACCCCGGCTCCTGCAACGCCGCCAGAACCCGCTCCCGTCGCCGAGACTCAGCCGACGCCTGCGCCCGAACCGACGCCGGAGCCAGAGCCAGAGCCAAAAGCCGCGCCAGAACGCGAACCTGAGCCAGAGCCGGAGCCCGCCGCCGAGGCCACGCCGCCCGCCGAGCCCGAGCCCACCAGCGAGGCCAAAACCGCCGCACCCGCCCGCGCCGCCGCCGGGCGTGGCGAAGTGGTGCGGGTGGCCACCGAAAAGCTCAACGACGCCATCTCCGTGGCCGAAGAGCTGCAGATCACCAAGGTGCAGTTGGAGGGTATGCAGGCGCAGATGCGCCGCCTGGAGTCCGATATCCAGGGTTTGCAGCATCTGTTCAAGGCATTGCCCACCGCCTCTCCCACCGAGCATGTGCCTGACTGGGCCAGCGCCTCCGACGACGAGTGGCGGCAGTTCATCGAACAGGCCCCCGACCTGATGACCGAGGCCGGGCAGAGCGCCAACGCCATGCGCCGCCACATCAAGGATCGCGCCAAGCGGCTGTCGTTCCTCATCGACTCGCTGCAGGACAACCTGCACATGATGCGTCTGGCCCCGGTGGCGGCGTTGACCCGTCCCCTCACCCGCATCGTGCGCGACGCCGCCCTGGAGGTGAAAAAAGAGGTCGACCTGAAGATTGTCGGCGATGAGATCGAGCTGGATCGGGTGGTGCAGGAGCGTTTGAAGGATCCCCTGGTGCACCTGCTGCGCAACGCCGTGGACCACGGCGTGGAGTCGCCCAATGCGCGGCGCAAGGCGGGCAAATCGCCGCGCGCAGTGATCAGTCTGGAGATCACCAGCCAAGGCGGTTGGGTCACCTTCAAACTCAGCGACGACGGTAAGGGCATCGATCTGGAGAAGGTGCGCCGCAAACTGGTGGAGCGCAAACTGGTCAAGTCCCACGAAGCCCCTTCCTTAAGCGAAAGCGAGCTGTTGGACTACCTGTTCCGTCCCGGCTTCTCCAGCCGCGACGAGGTCACCGCGCTCTCCGGACGCGGCGTGGGGCTGGACGTGGTGCGCGCCAATCTGGCCGACATCAAAGGGCGCGTGTGGGTGGAGTCCAACTGGGGCAGCGGCTCCACCTTCACCCTCACCGCGCCGCTCACCCTCTCCACCGAACGCGGCCTACTGGTGAAATTGGGCGCGGAAGTGTTCGCCCTGCCCATCTCCCATGTGGAGCGGGTGGCCCATGCGCGGCGCGATCAGATGCGCATCGTTGAATCGCGCCCCTGTCTGGAGCTGGATGGCGAGTTGGCCCCGCTGCACGATCTGGGCACGTTGCTGCATCTGCCCGCGCAGGCGGCCTCCGGCGATGACGCCCTGTCCGCCGTGTTCCTCACCTGGGGTTGGCGGCGCGTGGCGGTGCGGGTGGACAGCATCGTCGGCGAGCAGGAGATCGTCATCAAACCGTTCCAGGCTCCGCTGCTGTCGGTGCGCCACATCAAGGGCGGCTCGCTGGATCGCAATGGCGACATCGTGCTGGTGCTGGACCCGGCCCACATCGTCGAGACCGCGTTGGCGCGCAGCGAAACCAGCATGCGCCAGATCGACGAAAACCGCCCCGCCGAAGACGCCCACGACGATGCCCCGCAACAGATTCTGGTGGTGGACGACTCCATCACCACCCGCACCCTGGAGAAGAACATTCTCGAGGAGAAGGGGTTTGATGTGACCATTGCCGTGGATGGCCGCGAGGCGTGGCGACTGCTGCAGGGCGGCGCGACCTTTGACATGGTGATCAGCGACATCGAGATGCCGCACATGACCGGCTACGACCTCACCGCCGCCATCCGCGGCGAGGAGCGCTTCGACGACATGCCCATCATCATCGTCAGCTCTCTGGCCAGCGAAGAGAACAAACGCCGCGGCATGGAGGCGGGCGCCGACGCTTACATCGTGAAAGGCGATTTCGCTTCGGCAAAGTTTTTGGAAACCATCCAGAGTTTGCTATAA
- the cheB gene encoding chemotaxis-specific protein-glutamate methyltransferase CheB produces MSSPLKVVIVEDSRVVSMFLQAIFEQEPDIEVVGVAQDGHAGVEMTRELRPDVVTMDIRMPGMDGFEATRLIMSECPTPIVVISSSVDDEEMRITFRAIEEGALAVLEKPHGVSHPNFESDRVRMLETIRAMAEVRVIRRARPRSALTPPAPSATTTTAEISAAPALAPAPSLTPTHTYCELLAIGSSTGGPQALQELLATLEPNPPFPIVVAQHIAPGFISGMISWLNDQLPMRVSLMQEGAPLMPGEIVFAPDNRHMRIIRGAGGQLAAESFEHGVNNGYHCPSINEFFHSVARHCGRNAIGVILSGMGDDGAQGLRAMRDRGALTFAQQFDTCVIDSMPQNAKRLDAVEKVLPPHHIAYYLNKIRSA; encoded by the coding sequence ATGAGCTCGCCTTTAAAAGTCGTCATTGTCGAAGACTCCCGGGTTGTGTCGATGTTTCTGCAAGCGATCTTCGAGCAGGAGCCGGACATTGAAGTGGTGGGCGTGGCCCAGGATGGCCACGCAGGCGTGGAGATGACCCGTGAGCTGCGCCCGGACGTGGTGACCATGGATATCCGCATGCCGGGTATGGATGGCTTCGAAGCCACCCGTCTGATCATGTCCGAGTGCCCTACCCCCATTGTGGTGATCAGCTCCAGCGTGGACGACGAAGAGATGCGCATCACCTTCCGCGCCATTGAGGAGGGCGCGCTGGCGGTGCTGGAGAAGCCCCATGGCGTCTCCCACCCCAACTTTGAAAGCGACCGCGTGCGCATGTTGGAAACCATTCGCGCCATGGCCGAAGTGCGGGTGATCCGTCGCGCCCGCCCGCGCAGCGCGCTCACCCCGCCTGCGCCCTCCGCCACGACGACCACGGCGGAGATCAGCGCCGCCCCCGCCCTGGCCCCCGCGCCAAGTTTGACCCCGACCCACACCTATTGTGAGCTGCTGGCCATCGGCTCCTCCACCGGCGGCCCTCAGGCGCTGCAAGAGTTGCTGGCCACACTGGAGCCCAATCCGCCGTTTCCCATCGTGGTGGCGCAGCACATCGCGCCGGGGTTCATCAGCGGTATGATCAGCTGGCTCAACGACCAACTACCCATGCGCGTCTCGCTGATGCAGGAGGGCGCGCCGCTGATGCCCGGCGAGATCGTCTTCGCCCCGGATAACCGGCACATGCGCATCATTCGCGGGGCCGGCGGGCAACTGGCCGCCGAGAGCTTCGAGCATGGGGTCAACAACGGCTACCACTGCCCCTCCATCAACGAATTCTTCCACTCGGTGGCGCGCCACTGCGGGCGCAACGCCATCGGCGTGATTCTCTCGGGCATGGGCGACGACGGCGCCCAGGGGCTGCGCGCTATGCGCGATCGCGGCGCCCTGACCTTCGCCCAGCAGTTCGACACCTGCGTCATCGACAGCATGCCGCAGAACGCCAAGCGTCTGGACGCGGTGGAGAAGGTGTTGCCGCCGCATCACATCGCCTACTATCTGAACAAAATTCGCTCGGCCTAA
- a CDS encoding Hpt domain-containing protein, producing MGSNLHTLTEQLNASFRVECRERLEQIADALQSCQEHPERNGCWNALHQELDSLANAARMIDDSDTEGLSRAVATLIRQARNNPQQQHHTLELLIQTMTNIRAHCLEQSDADKTFPVRYVTLFHDVLRDLTKTADSSSSRR from the coding sequence ATGGGATCCAATCTGCACACTTTGACCGAGCAGTTGAACGCCTCCTTTCGCGTTGAGTGTCGCGAACGTCTGGAGCAGATTGCTGACGCCCTGCAGTCGTGTCAGGAACATCCGGAGCGCAATGGTTGCTGGAACGCCCTGCACCAGGAGTTGGATAGTCTGGCCAACGCCGCGCGCATGATCGACGACTCCGACACCGAGGGCCTCAGCCGCGCCGTGGCCACCCTGATCCGCCAGGCGCGCAACAATCCCCAGCAGCAACACCACACCCTGGAGTTGCTGATACAGACCATGACCAATATCCGCGCCCACTGTCTGGAGCAGAGCGACGCCGATAAGACGTTCCCCGTGCGTTATGTGACGCTGTTTCATGATGTGCTGCGCGATTTGACGAAAACTGCAGACTCCTCTTCGTCGCGCCGTTGA